The Neoarius graeffei isolate fNeoGra1 chromosome 7, fNeoGra1.pri, whole genome shotgun sequence genome includes a region encoding these proteins:
- the LOC132888939 gene encoding polyadenylate-binding protein 1-like: MNPDSMMAALYVGDLHPDITEVMLLEMLSPAGPIRSIRLCRDRDTGSSLGYAYVNFHHQADAERAMKMFNFELLMGRPIRIMWSQRDPSMRKTGIGNLVIKNLDKSIDSGSLYDLFSVFGKVLSCKVVEDENGSKGYAYVHFESMEAAELAKKKLNRKLLNDRKVFIEHFKVREQREAEVGSCSHPFNIYTKNLGDDVDDNQLNTIFSKFGLSLKIVGVCVAGPVVNARVMTDESGKSKSFGFVSFHRHEDAQRALAEMNGQMLNGRQVIVGRAQTKAERQAELKQKFEQERNLAAMYTIRQILKPHPYLYWTGAQTIEQQYVQNAPVADSVPAGGNYPAVDTVPAVEKSPAGESAPAVEYVLVQENAPAVEHVPTGESAPAVEDDVPTYSPAGKRLTLYMLESSPVDEQVRMAYDYMLALAEQIHPHLVKKITWMLLEGKNNYEIMNMIGDLKLLHARVHEMDAILKATEAGYKPEALKMLYNKSKNGKKKKNKRNYY; encoded by the exons ATGAACCCAGACTCCATGATGGCCGCACTGTATGTGGGTGATCTGCACCCTGACATCACGGAGGTGATGCTGCTGGAGATGTTGAGCCCTGCAGGACCCATTCGCTCCATCCGTCTCTGCAGGGACAGGGACACCGGCTCCTCACTCGGCTATGCTTATGTCAACTTTCACCATCAAGCTGATG CTGAGCGAGCGATGAAAATGTTTAATTTTGAGCTCCTGATGGGGCGGCCGATACGGATCATGTGGTCTCAGAGGGATCCATCCATGAGGAAAACCGGCATTGGAAACCTTGTCATCAAAAACCTGGACAAGTCAATTGACAGCGGGTCCCTTTATGACCTTTTCTCCGTCTTTGGAAAGGTCCTGTCGTGCAAG GTGGTAGAAGATGAGAACGGGTCCAAAGGGTATGCCTATGTCCACTTCGAGTCTATGGAGGCAGCAGAGTTAGCAAAGAAGAAACTGAACAGAAAACTGCTGAACGACCGTAAAGT TTTCATTGAGCACTTTAAGGTCCGTGAGCAGCGTGAGGCTGAGGTGGGCTCCTGCTCTCACCCATTCAACATTTACACCAAAAACCTGGGAGACGACGTGGACGACAATCAGCTGAACACCATCTTCAGCAAGTTTG GACTAAGCCTTAAAATTGtcggtgtgtgtgttgcaggtccTGTGGTGAATGCCCGCGTCATGACAGATGAGAGCGGGAAATCCAAAAGTTTCGGCTTTGTCAGTTTCCACAGGCACGAGGATGCACAGAGG gctctGGCAGAGATGAATGGACAGATGCTGAACGGCAGGCAGGTGATTGTGGGTCGAGCGCAGACGAAAGCAGAGAGACAGGCTGAACTCAAACAGAAGTTTgaacag GAAAGGAACCTGGCTGCCATGTATACAATCAGACAGATACTCAAGCCCCACCCATATCTGTACTGGACCGGTGCACAGACCATCGAACAGCAAT ATGTCCAGAATGCTCCAGTGGCAGACTCCGTGCCAGCTGGAGGCAACTATCCAGCTGTAGACACTGTCCCTGCTGTGGAGAAAAGCCCAGCTGGAGAAAGTGCTCCAGCTGTTGAGTATGTTCTTGTTCAAGAAAATGCTCCAGCTGTTGAGCACGTTCCAACTGGAGAAAGTGCTCCAGCTGTTGAGGAT GATGTACCCACATACTCACCAGCTGGGAAACGGTTGACTCTGTACATGTTGGAGTCATCTCCAGTAGACGAACAGGTCCGGATGGCAT aTGACTACATGTTAGCTCTGGCTGAGCAAATCCACCCACACCTGGTGAAAAAGATCACCTGGATGCTTCTGGAGGGCAAAAACAACTACGAAATTATgaacatgatcggagatctcaagctCCTGCATGCCAGA GTGCATGAAATGGACGCTATCCTGAAGGCGACGGAAGCTGGTTACAAGCCG GAAGCCCTGAAGATGCTCTACAACAAGAGCAAGAACGGCAAGAAGAAAAAGAATAAGAGAAATTATTATTAA
- the LOC132889750 gene encoding uncharacterized protein LOC132889750, translating to MRGGGVGGRGRGVRRHHTVPDEIRATIIDHVVRNTERVKELRYQYVQRIMALEGIETPHLLVFVDEAGFNLAKCRRRGRNIIGQRATVDVPGQRGGNITMCAAISDNGVATHIASLGPYNTQRLLLYLDRLYVDLVPENERGLEAPHLSQFVIVWDNVSFHRGPLIRAWFDTHPRMRNVFLPPYSPFLNPIEEFFSAWRWRVYERHIGDQRSLLNAMDAACDDITGDQCRGWLRHSRRFFPRCIARENIRCDVDENLWPNREQRMDGLEDEEGYQERVGEDSNSD from the exons ATGCGTGGTGGTGGAGTAGGGGGAAGAGGGCGAGGCGTGCGTAGGCATCACACTGTCCCCGATGAAATTAGAGCCACCATTATTGACCATGTTGTCAGGAATACAGAGAGGGTAAAAGAACTGCGGTACCAGTATGTGCAG AGAATAATGGCATTGGAGGGAATAGAAACACCTCATCTCCTGGTGTTTGTGGACGAGGCAGGTTTCAATCTGGCCAAGTGCCGCAGGCGCGGACGTAACATCATTGGCCAGCGGGCCACAGTAGACGTCCCGGGTCAAAGAGGAGGAAATATCACAATGTGTGCGGCCATTTCTGACAATGGTGTGGCCACACATATTGCAAGCCTAGGCCCATACAACACGCAGAGGCTCCTCCTCTACCTGGATCGTCTGTATGTGGATTTGGTCCCCGAGAATGAAAGGGGACTCGAAGCGCCCCACCTATCACAATTTGTCATTGTGTGGGACAATGTCAGCTTTCACCGTGGCCCACTCATCAGAGCGTGGTTCGACACCCATCCAAGGATGCGTAATGTTTTTTTACCACCATACTCGCCATTCCTCAATCCCATTGAAGAATTTTTTTCTGCTTGGAGGTGGAGGGTTTATGAACGCCACATTGGGGATCAGAGGTCTCTCCTCAATGCCATGGATGCTGCCTGCGATGACATCACAGGCGATCAGTGTCGGGGTTGGCTAAGACATTCACGCCGCTTCTTTCCACGCTGCATCGCAAGGGAGAACATCCGGTGCGATGTTGATGAAAATCTGTGGCCAAACAGAGAGCAGCGGATGGATGGCCTGGAGGATGAGGAAGGCTACCAGGAGAGGGTGGGGGAAGACAGCAACAGCGACTAA